In the genome of Triticum urartu cultivar G1812 chromosome 5, Tu2.1, whole genome shotgun sequence, one region contains:
- the LOC125509134 gene encoding ASC1-like protein 1, translating to MASLLEIFLGSCSSSAPPVDWEAEAYPEYADYAVLPLLLAFFPALRLLLNQFLFEVLARRLIFGKGYDKLAETDERRKKINKFKESAWKFVYYLSAELFSLSVTYNESWFTNTRYFWVGPGEQLWPDQKMKLKLKAVYMYAAGFYVYSIFDLLLWETRRKDFGVMMSHHVATIVLIVVSYICRLSRPGSVILPLHDASDIFLEIGKMAKYSSCEWLAVVAFLLFVASWILLRLIVFPFWILRSTSYEIAMIVDNENRKIYRTSYYYLFNTLLFSLLVFHIYWWVLIYRMLVKQIQSRGHVGEDVRSDSEGENNHED from the exons ATGGCGTCCCTCCTGGAGATCTTCCTGGGATCCTGTTCCTCCTCGGCGCCGCCGGTGGACTGGGAGGCGGAGGCCTACCCGGAGTACGCCGACTACGCCGTCCTCCCCCTGCTCCTCGCCTTCTTCCCCGCCCTGCGCCTCCTCCTCAACCAGTTCCTCTTCGAG GTGTTAGCAAGACGACTTATATTTGGAAAGGGGTATGACAAGCTTGCTGAAACAGATGAAAGGAGAAAGAAAATCAATAAATTTAAGGAATCGGCATGGAAATTTGTTTATTATCTTTCTGCAGAACTCTTTTCACTATCTGTAACATACAATGAATCGTGGTTTACAAATACAAGATACTTTTGGGTAGGGCCTGGCGAGCAGCTGTGGCCTGACCAAAAGATGAA GCTGAAGCTTAAGGCTGTATACATGTATGCTGCTGGATTTTACGTATATTCTATCTTTGATCTTCTGTTGTGGGAAACAAGACGCAAGGACTTCGGAGTCATGATGTCTCACCATGTGGCAACTATTGTTCTGATTGTTGTGTCCTATATTTGCAG ATTATCTCGTCCTGGCTCGGTCATTTTACCCCTCCATGATGCAAGTGATATATTCCTAGAGATCGGAAAGATGGCCAAGTACAGTAGCTGTGAGTGGCTAGCTGTTGTAGCATTTCTACTTTTTGTGGCTTCGTGGATCCTTCTTCGGCTAATAGTTTTTCCTTTCTGGATCCTAAGAAGCACAAG TTATGAAATAGCTATGATCGTGGACAACGAGAACAGAAAAATCTACAGAACCTCGTACTATTATCTTTTCAACACTCTCTTGTTTTCACTTCTGGTCTTTCACATATATTGGTGGGTACTGATTTACCGGATGCTCGTCAAACAAATTCAATCCAGAGGTCATGTTGGTGAGGATGTTCGATCCG ATTCTGAAGGCGAAAACAACCATGAAGATTAA